The following proteins come from a genomic window of Microtus ochrogaster isolate Prairie Vole_2 chromosome 7, MicOch1.0, whole genome shotgun sequence:
- the Tlx3 gene encoding T-cell leukemia homeobox protein 3, producing the protein MEAPASAQTPHPHEPISFGIDQILNSSDQDSAPAPRGPDGASYLGGPPGGRPGAAYPSLPASFAGLGAPFEDAGSYSVNLSLAPAGVIRVPAHRPLPGAVPPPLPSALPAMPSVPTVSSLGGLNFPWMESSRRFVKDRFTAAAALTPFTVTRRIGHPYQNRTPPKRKKPRTSFSRVQICELEKRFHRQKYLASAERAALAKSLKMTDAQVKTWFQNRRTKWRRQTAEEREAERQQASRLMLQLQHDAFQKSLNDSIQPDPLCLHNSSLFALQNLQPWEEDSSKVPAVTSLV; encoded by the exons ATGGAGGCGCCCGCCAGCGCGCAGACCCCACACCCGCACGAGCCCATCAGCTTCGGCATCGACCAAATCCTCAACAGCTCGGACCAGGACAGCGCACCCGCCCCGCGGGGCCCCGACGGCGCCAGCTACCTGGGAGGGCCCCCCGGGGGCCGTCCGGGCGCCGCGTACCCGTCTCTGCCCGCCTCCTTTGCGGGCCTCGGCGCGCCCTTCGAGGACGCGGGATCTTACAGTGTCAACCTAAGCCTGGCCCCCGCCGGGGTGATCCGGGTGCCAGCGCACAGGCCGCTACCCGGGGCCGTGCCGCCGCCTCTGCCCAGCGCGCTGCCAGCCATGCCCTCCGTGCCCACGGTCTCCAGTCTGGGCGGCCTCAATTTCCCCTGGATGGAGAGCAGCCGCCGCTTTGTGAAGGACCGCTTCACAG CGGCGGCCGCGCTCACGCCCTTCACCGTGACCCGGCGCATTGGCCACCCCTACCAGAACCGGACGCCGCCCAAGCGTAAGAAGCCGCGCACGTCCTTTTCCCGGGTGCAGATCTGTGAGCTGGAAAAGCGCTTCCATCGCCAAAAGTACCTGGCCTCGGCCGAGAGGGCGGCGCTCGCAAAGTCCCTCAAAATGACGGACGCGCAGGTCAAGACCTGGTTCCAAAATCGGAGGACCAAGTGGCG GCGGCAGACGGCAGAGGAGCGGGAGGCGGAGCGGCAGCAGGCGAGCCGGCTCATGCTGCAGCTGCAACACGACGCCTTCCAGAAGAGTCTCAACGACTCCATCCAGCCCGACCCGCTCTGTCTGCACAACTCGTCGCTCTTTGCTCTACAGAATCTGCAGCCCTGGGAGGAGGACAGTTCCAAGGTCCCCGCTGTCACCTCGCTGGTGTGA